A single Chryseobacterium sp. DNA region contains:
- the rplO gene encoding 50S ribosomal protein L15: MNLNNIKPAAGSTFNSKRIGRGQGSGKGGTSTKGHKGQKARAGYSQKIGFEGGQMPLQRRLPKFGFKNVNRKEFRGVNLDTIQTLIENKSITGEITKEVLVANGIVSKNELVKIMGRGELKSAVSISADKFTKSAEELIAKAGGKAITL; this comes from the coding sequence ATGAATTTAAATAACATAAAGCCTGCTGCAGGATCTACTTTCAATTCAAAAAGAATTGGTAGAGGTCAGGGTAGTGGAAAAGGAGGTACTTCAACAAAAGGACACAAAGGTCAGAAAGCGAGAGCTGGTTATTCTCAGAAAATCGGTTTCGAAGGTGGACAGATGCCTTTACAAAGAAGATTACCTAAATTCGGATTCAAAAACGTAAACAGAAAAGAGTTTAGAGGAGTTAACCTTGATACGATCCAAACTTTAATCGAGAACAAATCCATCACTGGAGAGATCACGAAAGAAGTTTTAGTAGCAAACGGGATAGTTTCTAAAAACGAATTAGTGAAAATTATGGGTAGAGGAGAATTGAAATCTGCGGTTTCAATCTCTGCTGACAAATTCACTAAATCTGCTGAAGAGCTTATTGCTAAGGCAGGTGGAAAAGCAATTACCTTATAA
- the secY gene encoding preprotein translocase subunit SecY: MKEFIQTLKNIWSLKELRDKILFTLGIILVYRFASYISLPAINLAEVGDLLEHYKNQGGNKQGAGLLGLLSSFTGGAFSHASVMALGIMPYISASIIVQLMGMAIPYLQKLQKDGESGRNTLNQITRWLTIGVCLVQAPSYLTSITQLFLPYAQFQSAYYVEPNSIMFWLPSIVILVAGSVFAMWLGEKITDKGIGNGISILIMVGILSRLPEAFVQEMAVQNGKGGMGSIMILIEVLFWMLVVLLAVILSVAVRKIPIQYVSRAQARGGVNRNLMQGARQWIPLKVNAAGVMPIIFAQALMFVPGLLTKFDESNTFLAGFKNVFSWQYNVLFALLIIIFSFFYTAITIPVNQMADDLKRNGGLVPKVRPGKETADYLDDILSKITLPGAIFLSIFAVLPAIVHGSFVQTDAFALFFGGTSLLIMVGVILDTVQQINTYLLNHHYDGLMQSKLSRTTGY, encoded by the coding sequence ATGAAAGAATTTATACAAACACTTAAAAATATATGGAGCCTAAAGGAATTAAGAGATAAAATTCTCTTTACGTTAGGTATTATCCTTGTGTATAGATTCGCATCTTATATTTCACTTCCCGCAATTAACCTTGCAGAAGTGGGAGATCTCTTAGAGCATTATAAAAATCAAGGCGGTAACAAGCAAGGAGCAGGTCTCCTTGGCTTGCTTTCGTCGTTTACGGGGGGAGCTTTCAGCCACGCTTCCGTAATGGCGTTGGGAATTATGCCTTATATTTCTGCTTCTATTATTGTTCAGTTGATGGGAATGGCTATTCCTTATCTTCAGAAGCTTCAGAAAGATGGAGAGTCAGGTAGAAATACATTGAACCAAATTACAAGATGGTTAACGATCGGAGTTTGTCTGGTACAGGCACCTTCTTACTTAACTTCTATTACTCAATTATTCTTACCGTATGCTCAGTTCCAGTCTGCATACTATGTAGAGCCCAATTCTATCATGTTCTGGTTACCAAGTATTGTTATCCTGGTTGCCGGTTCAGTATTCGCAATGTGGTTAGGTGAAAAAATTACCGACAAAGGAATCGGAAATGGTATTTCCATCCTTATTATGGTGGGGATTCTTTCAAGATTACCTGAAGCATTCGTACAGGAAATGGCCGTGCAGAATGGAAAAGGAGGAATGGGATCTATCATGATCCTTATTGAAGTATTGTTCTGGATGTTGGTTGTTCTTTTAGCAGTGATACTATCTGTAGCTGTTAGAAAAATTCCAATTCAGTATGTAAGCAGAGCTCAAGCAAGAGGAGGTGTAAACAGAAATCTTATGCAGGGAGCAAGACAATGGATTCCATTGAAAGTGAATGCTGCTGGTGTAATGCCGATTATCTTTGCTCAGGCATTGATGTTCGTACCAGGATTATTAACAAAATTCGATGAGTCTAACACTTTTCTTGCAGGTTTCAAGAATGTTTTTAGCTGGCAGTACAATGTATTGTTCGCGCTATTGATTATTATCTTCTCATTTTTCTATACTGCGATTACAATTCCGGTGAACCAGATGGCTGATGATTTGAAGAGAAATGGAGGTTTAGTACCAAAAGTAAGACCCGGGAAAGAGACCGCTGATTATTTAGATGATATTTTATCAAAAATTACCTTGCCAGGTGCAATTTTTTTATCTATCTTTGCAGTCCTTCCAGCAATTGTGCATGGAAGCTTTGTTCAGACAGATGCATTTGCCCTGTTTTTCGGGGGAACATCACTATTAATTATGGTGGGAGTAATTTTAGATACTGTTCAACAGATTAATACGTATCTGCTGAACCATCACTATGATGGCTTAATGCAGTCTAAATTATCAAGAACGACTGGATATTAA
- the infA gene encoding translation initiation factor IF-1, producing MAKQKHIEQDGVIVEALSNAMFRVELENGHILIAHISGKMRMHYIKLLPGDKVKLEMSPYDLTKGRITFRY from the coding sequence ATGGCAAAACAAAAACATATTGAACAAGATGGCGTGATCGTGGAAGCACTTTCGAACGCCATGTTCCGTGTAGAGCTGGAAAATGGGCATATCCTTATTGCTCATATCTCCGGCAAAATGAGAATGCATTATATTAAACTTTTACCTGGTGATAAGGTAAAACTAGAAATGTCTCCCTATGATTTGACAAAAGGGAGAATCACATTTAGATATTAA
- the rpmJ gene encoding 50S ribosomal protein L36 — MKVRASIKKRSADCKIVRRKGVLFVINKKNPKFKQRQG; from the coding sequence ATGAAAGTAAGAGCATCAATTAAAAAAAGAAGTGCTGATTGCAAGATTGTACGCAGAAAGGGCGTGCTTTTCGTAATCAACAAGAAGAACCCAAAATTTAAACAAAGACAAGGTTAA
- the rpsM gene encoding 30S ribosomal protein S13, whose translation MARIAGIDLPKNKRGVIGLTYIYGVGRSTSSEILKAAGISEDKKVNEWNDDELAAIRTYISENVKVEGELRSEVQLNIKRLMDIGCQRGIRHRLGLPLRGQRTKNNSRTRKGKRKTVANKKKASK comes from the coding sequence ATGGCGAGAATTGCAGGTATTGATTTACCAAAAAACAAAAGAGGTGTTATCGGTTTAACTTACATCTATGGAGTAGGAAGAAGTACTTCTTCTGAAATCCTTAAAGCTGCCGGTATCAGCGAAGACAAGAAAGTCAACGAATGGAATGACGATGAATTGGCTGCAATCAGAACATATATCTCTGAAAACGTAAAAGTAGAAGGAGAATTGAGATCTGAAGTGCAATTGAACATCAAGAGATTGATGGACATAGGATGCCAACGAGGAATACGTCACAGACTAGGATTACCTTTAAGAGGCCAGAGAACGAAAAACAACTCTAGAACACGTAAAGGAAAGAGAAAAACTGTTGCTAACAAGAAAAAAGCTAGTAAATAA
- the rpsK gene encoding 30S ribosomal protein S11, producing the protein MAKQTKVVKKRKVKVEAIGEAHIQASFNNIIISLTNKNGEVISWASAGKMGFRGSKKNTPFAAQMAAENCSAVAHEAGLRRVKVFVKGPGAGRESAIRSIHNSGIEVSEIIDVTPMPHNGCRPPKRRRV; encoded by the coding sequence ATGGCAAAACAAACTAAAGTAGTTAAAAAAAGAAAAGTAAAAGTAGAGGCAATTGGTGAAGCTCACATCCAAGCGTCTTTCAATAATATTATTATTTCTTTAACAAATAAAAACGGAGAAGTAATTTCTTGGGCATCTGCCGGTAAAATGGGATTCAGAGGTTCTAAAAAGAACACTCCTTTCGCTGCTCAAATGGCAGCTGAAAATTGCTCTGCTGTAGCTCACGAAGCTGGATTAAGAAGAGTGAAGGTGTTTGTGAAAGGTCCTGGTGCAGGTAGAGAATCTGCCATCAGATCAATCCACAATTCAGGAATTGAAGTTAGCGAAATCATTGATGTGACTCCAATGCCACACAATGGATGTAGACCACCAAAAAGAAGAAGAGTTTAA
- the rpsD gene encoding 30S ribosomal protein S4 — protein sequence MARYIGPKTKIARKFGAAIYGDDKNFEKRKNQPPGQHGPNKRRGAKKSEYAVQLAEKQKAKYTYGILERQFANLFDKAHRSKGVTGEVLLQLCESRLDNVVYRLGFAKTRSGARQLVSHRHITVNGEILNIPSYLVKAGDVIAVREKSKSLEVVTNALASKSNYEWLQFNDEKKEGTFVSAPERIQIPEDIKEQLIVELYSK from the coding sequence ATGGCAAGATATATTGGACCTAAAACTAAGATTGCTAGAAAGTTTGGTGCTGCAATCTACGGAGATGATAAAAACTTCGAAAAAAGAAAGAACCAACCGCCAGGACAACACGGTCCTAACAAAAGAAGAGGTGCTAAAAAATCAGAATACGCAGTTCAGTTGGCAGAAAAACAAAAAGCTAAATATACTTACGGTATCTTAGAAAGACAGTTTGCTAACTTATTTGATAAAGCACACAGAAGTAAAGGTGTAACAGGTGAAGTTCTATTACAACTTTGTGAATCAAGATTGGATAACGTAGTATACAGACTAGGTTTTGCTAAAACCAGATCTGGTGCTAGACAATTGGTTTCTCACAGACACATCACTGTGAACGGAGAAATTCTTAATATCCCTTCTTACTTGGTTAAAGCTGGTGATGTAATCGCTGTAAGAGAAAAGTCTAAGTCTCTTGAAGTTGTTACCAATGCATTGGCTTCTAAGTCAAACTATGAGTGGTTACAATTCAACGATGAGAAGAAAGAAGGTACTTTCGTTTCTGCTCCTGAAAGAATCCAGATTCCGGAGGACATTAAGGAACAGCTTATCGTCGAACTTTACTCTAAATAA
- a CDS encoding DNA-directed RNA polymerase subunit alpha: protein MAILQFIKPDKVILLNSDEFKGQFEFRPLEPGFGLTIGNALRRVLLSSLEGYAISSIKIEGVEHEFSTIPGVIEDVTEIILNLKQVRLKAVAENQSNEQVVAKVSGQTVITAGDLGKSINGFEVLNPDLVICNLNSDVTFEITFNIEKGRGYVPSEQNKSNNAPVGTIAIDSIFTPIKKVQYSIENYRVEQKTDYEKLVLDIETDGSISPQNALTEASKILIYHFMLFSDERITLETEAVKASIQYDEETLHTRQLLKSKLADMDLSVRALNCLKAAEVETLGELVSYSKSDLMKFRNFGKKSLTELEELVHSKGLNFGFDVAKYKLDADK from the coding sequence ATGGCAATTTTACAATTCATAAAACCCGATAAAGTAATTTTACTTAACTCTGATGAATTTAAAGGTCAATTTGAATTCAGACCTTTAGAACCAGGTTTCGGGCTTACAATCGGTAATGCTTTGAGAAGAGTGTTGCTTTCTTCTCTGGAAGGATACGCTATTTCATCTATCAAAATAGAAGGTGTAGAGCACGAATTTTCAACTATTCCAGGAGTAATCGAAGACGTTACCGAAATTATTCTTAACCTTAAGCAGGTGAGATTAAAAGCTGTAGCAGAAAACCAGTCTAACGAGCAGGTAGTTGCTAAAGTTTCAGGTCAAACGGTTATTACTGCTGGTGATTTAGGAAAGTCTATCAATGGATTTGAGGTTCTAAACCCAGATTTAGTGATCTGCAACCTAAACAGTGATGTAACTTTCGAAATTACTTTCAATATTGAAAAAGGTAGAGGCTATGTTCCTTCAGAACAAAATAAGTCAAACAATGCACCGGTAGGTACTATTGCTATTGATTCTATTTTTACGCCAATCAAGAAAGTACAATACAGCATTGAAAATTATCGTGTAGAGCAAAAAACAGACTACGAAAAACTTGTATTAGATATAGAAACTGACGGGTCTATCAGCCCTCAGAATGCTTTAACTGAAGCTTCGAAGATATTAATTTATCACTTCATGCTATTCTCTGATGAGAGAATCACTTTGGAGACTGAAGCTGTAAAAGCATCTATCCAATACGATGAAGAAACTCTTCATACAAGACAACTTCTTAAGTCTAAATTAGCAGATATGGATCTTTCTGTAAGAGCCCTAAACTGTCTAAAAGCAGCTGAAGTAGAAACTCTTGGAGAGCTGGTTTCTTACAGTAAGTCTGATTTGATGAAATTCAGAAATTTTGGTAAAAAATCTTTGACAGAACTAGAAGAATTAGTGCATTCAAAAGGTCTTAACTTCGGTTTCGACGTTGCAAAATATAAGTTAGACGCTGATAAATAA
- the rplQ gene encoding 50S ribosomal protein L17: protein MRHGKKFNHLGRTASHRSALLSNMACSLIEHKRINTTVAKAKALRVYVEPLLTKAKEDTTHNRRVVFSYLQNKFAVAELFRTVAPKIAERNGGYTRIIKTGFRPGDAADTALIELVDFNELYNPNAEEKKATRRSRRSTTAKKAEAVVAEAPAVEEKVEEAKADTTEEKTEE, encoded by the coding sequence ATGAGACACGGTAAAAAATTCAATCACTTAGGAAGAACAGCTTCTCACAGAAGTGCTTTACTTTCTAATATGGCTTGTTCTCTAATTGAGCATAAAAGAATCAACACTACTGTAGCTAAAGCTAAAGCTTTAAGAGTATATGTTGAGCCTCTATTAACAAAAGCAAAAGAAGATACTACACACAACAGAAGAGTAGTATTCTCTTACCTTCAAAATAAATTTGCGGTTGCTGAATTATTCAGAACTGTAGCTCCTAAAATCGCTGAAAGAAACGGTGGTTATACAAGAATCATCAAGACAGGATTCAGACCAGGTGATGCTGCTGATACTGCTCTTATCGAATTAGTAGATTTCAACGAGCTTTACAACCCTAATGCTGAAGAGAAAAAAGCTACAAGAAGAAGCAGAAGATCTACAACTGCAAAAAAAGCTGAAGCGGTAGTTGCTGAAGCGCCTGCAGTAGAAGAGAAAGTAGAAGAAGCTAAAGCTGATACTACTGAAGAAAAAACTGAAGAATAA
- a CDS encoding glycoside hydrolase family 35 protein has product MKKMSRYLLLILFMFSANWAFSQKANFEIKEGHFLLDGKPFTIHSGEMHYPRVPPAYWKHRLQMMKAMGLNTVTTYVFWNYHEESPSQWNFSGEKDLRKFIKTAQEVGLYVIIRPGPYVCAEWEFGGYPWWLQKNKNLEIRRNNKAFLDACEKYINQLAKQIVPLQITNGGPVILVQAENEFGSYVAQRNEIPLEEHRKYSHKIKDMLLKAGISVPLFTSDGSSLFKGGAIDGALPTANGEGDIDVLKKSVNEYHNGLGPYMVAEYYPGWLDHWAEPFVRVSTEDVVKQTEVYIKNGISFNYYMIHGGTNFGFTSGANYDKDHDIQPDLTSYDYDAPINEAGWATPKYNALREVFQKISKEPLAEVPKPAKVIIIPEIKFSKIRSLFDITDHQKPIINDQPLSFEDLNIGHGYVVYRRKFDQDLKGKLEIKGLRDYANVYINGIWKGELNRMNKKYDLNLSLKRGDRLEVLVENMGRINYGANIVHNLKGIISPVTINGADISGNWEMLPLPFDVFPKSVYQSKNITDHSPVILEAEFSLSETGDTFLDMRKFGKGIVFINGKNLGRYWSKVGPQQTLYVPGVWLKKGKNRIQIFEQLFEKTTSVNSIDHPILDELIK; this is encoded by the coding sequence ATGAAAAAAATGAGTAGATATTTATTGTTAATCCTTTTTATGTTTTCAGCTAATTGGGCATTTTCGCAAAAAGCAAATTTTGAAATTAAAGAGGGTCACTTTTTATTGGATGGAAAACCTTTTACGATCCATTCCGGAGAGATGCATTATCCAAGAGTTCCACCTGCCTATTGGAAACACCGGCTGCAAATGATGAAAGCAATGGGACTGAATACGGTCACTACCTATGTTTTTTGGAATTACCATGAAGAATCCCCAAGTCAATGGAACTTTTCAGGAGAGAAAGATTTACGGAAGTTTATAAAAACAGCACAGGAAGTAGGATTATATGTCATTATTCGCCCCGGGCCTTATGTTTGTGCTGAATGGGAATTTGGAGGATATCCATGGTGGCTGCAGAAGAATAAAAATTTAGAAATAAGGAGAAATAATAAAGCTTTTTTGGATGCATGTGAAAAATATATCAACCAACTGGCTAAACAAATTGTTCCCTTACAGATCACCAATGGAGGCCCTGTCATTTTGGTTCAGGCAGAAAACGAATTTGGCTCTTATGTTGCTCAAAGAAATGAAATTCCCCTGGAAGAACACCGAAAATACAGCCATAAAATAAAGGATATGCTTTTGAAAGCCGGAATTTCTGTTCCGCTGTTTACTTCAGACGGAAGTTCTCTTTTTAAAGGAGGAGCTATTGATGGAGCTTTACCGACGGCTAATGGTGAAGGAGATATTGATGTATTAAAGAAAAGTGTCAATGAATATCATAACGGGCTAGGCCCCTATATGGTGGCGGAATATTATCCGGGATGGCTGGATCATTGGGCAGAACCATTTGTGAGAGTTTCTACAGAAGACGTTGTAAAGCAGACCGAAGTATATATAAAGAATGGCATCTCCTTTAATTATTATATGATTCATGGGGGAACCAACTTTGGATTTACCAGCGGGGCCAACTATGATAAAGACCATGACATTCAACCTGATCTCACGAGTTATGATTATGATGCTCCGATTAATGAAGCTGGATGGGCGACTCCAAAATATAATGCTTTAAGAGAAGTCTTTCAAAAGATCAGCAAAGAGCCTCTTGCTGAAGTTCCAAAACCTGCTAAAGTGATCATAATTCCTGAAATTAAATTTTCAAAAATAAGGAGTCTGTTTGATATAACGGATCATCAGAAACCGATAATTAATGATCAGCCTCTTTCCTTTGAAGATCTGAATATCGGACACGGATATGTAGTATACCGAAGAAAATTTGATCAAGATCTGAAAGGGAAACTCGAAATAAAAGGACTGAGAGATTATGCCAATGTTTATATCAATGGCATATGGAAGGGAGAGCTGAATAGAATGAACAAGAAATATGATCTTAATCTTAGCCTCAAAAGAGGAGACCGATTGGAGGTTTTGGTGGAAAATATGGGGAGGATCAATTACGGAGCCAATATTGTTCATAATTTAAAAGGCATTATCAGTCCCGTAACCATCAACGGAGCTGATATTTCCGGGAACTGGGAGATGCTTCCACTGCCTTTTGATGTCTTTCCAAAATCTGTCTATCAATCGAAAAATATAACCGATCATTCTCCGGTGATTCTGGAAGCTGAGTTTAGTCTTAGTGAAACGGGAGATACTTTTCTGGATATGCGAAAATTTGGAAAAGGAATCGTTTTTATTAATGGAAAAAATCTGGGAAGGTATTGGAGTAAAGTTGGTCCCCAACAAACCTTATATGTACCGGGTGTCTGGCTGAAGAAAGGAAAAAACAGGATTCAGATTTTCGAACAGCTTTTTGAGAAGACTACCTCTGTAAACAGTATTGATCACCCGATTCTGGATGAGCTTATCAAGTGA
- a CDS encoding response regulator transcription factor — MSISIAIVEDEKNYNNALKKVINYQNDMKVVAQFFDGNEAMNNLVDISPDVVMMDIQLPDMLGIEIIEKLRKNMPDTQFIMCTSFEDDEKIFNSLKAGAMGYLVKGESMDKILSSIRDVYNGGAPMSFSIARRVLQHFEKKLPEIKGFDELTEREKEILELLSQGLLYKEIADQKFISIDTVKKHVGNIYRKLHVNNKVEAINKLNQFKN; from the coding sequence ATGAGCATTTCCATAGCCATAGTAGAAGATGAGAAGAACTACAACAATGCGTTGAAGAAAGTGATCAATTACCAGAATGATATGAAGGTAGTGGCACAGTTCTTTGACGGAAATGAGGCTATGAATAACCTTGTTGATATTTCTCCGGACGTTGTGATGATGGATATCCAGCTTCCGGATATGCTTGGCATTGAAATCATAGAAAAATTACGGAAAAATATGCCCGATACACAGTTTATCATGTGCACCAGTTTTGAGGATGATGAAAAGATCTTCAACTCTTTAAAAGCCGGAGCCATGGGATATCTTGTGAAAGGAGAAAGTATGGATAAAATTCTTTCTTCCATCCGGGATGTATACAACGGTGGCGCTCCCATGAGTTTTTCCATCGCACGAAGGGTCTTACAGCACTTTGAGAAAAAACTTCCTGAAATTAAAGGGTTTGATGAACTTACAGAGCGTGAAAAAGAAATTCTCGAACTTCTTTCACAAGGACTTTTATACAAAGAAATTGCCGATCAAAAATTTATAAGTATTGATACAGTCAAAAAACACGTGGGTAATATCTACCGAAAATTACATGTCAACAACAAAGTTGAAGCCATCAATAAACTTAACCAATTTAAAAACTAA
- a CDS encoding histidine kinase produces MKQLPDTIRLTYIIAVILLITFVVFIVLIVILYNKKQLFFIQQQQLKDAEYQNQLLQKELEKQKSLEQERERISHDMHDDLGAGISALKLQAEFLKQKAGNDDLQSDIDELLKTSEEMNISMREMLWSLNSGNDTLGSFIEYAIRYTDNFLKKTRISLWSENIDSIADTSISTEQRRNLFLCLKEAVNNAYKHSNADLLKLSFSQHKNVFIMKISDNGTGIPEGKPEGNGLRNMKRRMNEFAGECSILSENSGTYLVFKITL; encoded by the coding sequence ATGAAACAATTACCGGATACAATTAGATTAACCTATATTATTGCTGTAATTCTGTTAATAACATTTGTTGTATTTATTGTTTTAATTGTCATTTTGTATAATAAAAAACAGCTTTTCTTTATTCAGCAACAGCAGCTCAAAGATGCAGAATATCAAAACCAGCTTCTCCAGAAAGAACTCGAAAAACAAAAATCACTAGAGCAGGAAAGGGAACGTATTTCTCACGATATGCATGATGATCTTGGAGCGGGAATTTCCGCGTTGAAACTTCAGGCAGAATTCCTAAAACAGAAAGCCGGAAATGATGACCTGCAGAGCGATATCGATGAACTGCTGAAAACGTCAGAAGAAATGAATATTTCCATGCGGGAAATGCTTTGGAGCCTGAACTCAGGCAATGATACATTGGGAAGTTTTATAGAGTATGCCATACGGTATACCGATAATTTTTTGAAGAAAACCAGAATAAGCTTATGGTCTGAAAATATTGATAGCATAGCAGACACCTCTATTTCTACAGAACAGAGAAGAAACCTGTTTCTATGCTTAAAAGAAGCAGTCAATAATGCTTACAAACACAGCAACGCAGATCTCCTAAAACTTTCATTCTCTCAACATAAAAATGTTTTCATTATGAAGATTTCAGATAATGGGACCGGGATTCCCGAAGGAAAACCGGAAGGAAATGGGCTCCGAAATATGAAAAGACGAATGAACGAGTTTGCAGGTGAGTGCAGTATCTTATCTGAAAATTCAGGAACTTACCTGGTCTTTAAAATAACACTTTAA
- the eno gene encoding phosphopyruvate hydratase: MSAISYIEARQILDSRGNPTIEVDVFTESGAMGRAAVPSGASTGEHEAVELRDGGSEYLGKGVLKAVENVKEVIAENLVGQPVFEQNYIDQIMIDLDGTANKGNLGANAILGVSLAVAKAAAAELGMPLYKYVGGVNANTLPVPMMNVINGGSHSDAPIAFQEFMVMPVKADSFSHALRKGTEIFHNLKSILHSRGLSTAVGDEGGFAPTFKGTEDALDTLLQAIEKAGYKPGDDVMLALDCAASEFYKDGVYDYRKFQTPDAAQFSSSEQVSYLAELAAKYPIISIEDGMQENDWEGWKMLTDKIGDRVQLVGDDLFVTNVERLSRGVKEGIANSILVKVNQIGSLSETMAAVQMAQNNKFTSVMSHRSGETEDATIADLAVAMNCGQIKTGSASRSDRMAKYNQLLRIEEALGETAIFPGLEAFKIKR, from the coding sequence ATGAGTGCAATTTCTTACATAGAAGCAAGACAGATTTTAGATTCCAGAGGTAATCCTACCATTGAAGTAGATGTATTTACAGAAAGCGGTGCAATGGGCCGTGCAGCTGTTCCTTCAGGAGCATCTACAGGAGAACATGAAGCGGTGGAACTGCGTGACGGAGGTTCAGAATATTTAGGTAAAGGAGTTCTGAAAGCTGTTGAAAATGTAAAAGAAGTAATTGCAGAGAATTTAGTTGGACAGCCGGTTTTCGAACAAAACTATATCGATCAGATCATGATTGATCTTGATGGAACGGCCAACAAAGGAAATCTTGGGGCTAATGCAATTCTTGGGGTTTCTTTAGCCGTAGCAAAAGCAGCTGCAGCTGAATTGGGTATGCCTTTGTATAAATATGTAGGTGGGGTGAATGCCAATACACTTCCTGTTCCTATGATGAATGTAATCAACGGTGGATCTCACTCTGATGCTCCTATTGCGTTCCAGGAATTTATGGTAATGCCGGTAAAGGCAGATTCTTTCTCCCACGCATTGAGAAAAGGAACTGAAATTTTCCATAACCTTAAATCTATTCTTCATTCAAGAGGTTTATCTACTGCAGTAGGTGATGAAGGAGGTTTTGCTCCAACTTTCAAAGGAACTGAAGATGCGTTGGATACTTTACTTCAGGCTATCGAAAAAGCAGGGTACAAGCCTGGTGATGATGTAATGTTGGCATTAGACTGTGCTGCTTCAGAATTCTATAAGGATGGAGTATATGATTACAGAAAATTCCAAACTCCGGATGCCGCTCAATTCTCAAGCAGTGAGCAGGTTTCTTACCTGGCAGAATTGGCCGCTAAATACCCAATCATCTCTATCGAAGACGGTATGCAGGAAAATGACTGGGAAGGTTGGAAAATGTTAACAGATAAAATCGGTGACAGAGTACAGCTGGTAGGTGACGATTTATTTGTAACCAACGTAGAAAGATTATCAAGAGGAGTAAAAGAAGGAATTGCCAACTCCATCCTTGTAAAAGTAAACCAGATCGGTTCCCTTTCTGAAACAATGGCAGCAGTACAAATGGCTCAGAATAACAAATTCACTTCAGTAATGTCTCACAGATCAGGAGAAACTGAAGATGCTACCATCGCAGATCTAGCAGTAGCGATGAACTGCGGACAGATCAAAACAGGTTCAGCTTCAAGATCAGACAGAATGGCAAAATACAACCAGCTGTTAAGAATAGAAGAAGCTCTTGGTGAAACCGCAATTTTCCCTGGATTAGAAGCATTTAAAATAAAAAGATAA